A window of the Polaribacter sp. HaHaR_3_91 genome harbors these coding sequences:
- a CDS encoding CidA/LrgA family protein: MIRQLFIILMCLALGEIIVYFTGIKIPSSIIGMLLLTAGLQFKVIKLKWIQEVADFLLDNMVFFFIPPGVAIMCYLDLISKELVPILAAILGSTVLVLLSTSFTHQVLRKIRLKKLTKDKK, from the coding sequence ATGATTAGACAATTATTCATAATACTCATGTGTCTTGCTCTAGGTGAGATTATAGTTTATTTCACTGGGATTAAAATCCCTTCAAGTATCATAGGTATGTTGTTATTAACAGCAGGACTTCAATTTAAAGTAATTAAACTTAAATGGATACAGGAAGTTGCTGATTTTCTTTTAGATAACATGGTCTTTTTTTTTATACCACCGGGCGTAGCTATTATGTGTTATCTTGATTTAATTTCAAAAGAACTAGTACCAATACTAGCAGCAATTCTGGGGAGTACTGTTTTAGTTTTACTAAGCACTAGTTTTACACATCAAGTGTTGAGGAAAATAAGATTGAAGAAACTAACAAAAGATAAAAAATGA
- a CDS encoding LrgB family protein, which produces MKLISEPYMLLTITVGIYWLTKYLQNKTNSVLLNPILITIIAVIGILKLAGISYETYHEAGKFIEFFLKPSIVALGVPLYLQLSKIKKQVIPIFISQLVGSIVGIISGVLIAKWLGASNDVIISIAPKSVTTPLAIDISQSIGGIPSLTASMVVMVGIFGSVAGFKILQLFKVSNPMSKSLSMGTASHGLGTAQAMAISQRFGAYSSMGLILNGLFTAIFTPIILALLGII; this is translated from the coding sequence ATGAAACTGATTTCAGAACCTTATATGTTGTTAACCATAACTGTAGGTATTTATTGGTTGACAAAATATCTTCAAAATAAAACCAACTCAGTTCTACTAAATCCTATATTAATAACAATAATTGCTGTAATAGGCATTTTAAAATTAGCAGGTATTTCTTATGAGACTTATCATGAGGCAGGTAAGTTTATTGAGTTTTTTCTAAAACCTTCAATTGTAGCATTAGGAGTACCGTTATATCTTCAGTTAAGTAAAATTAAAAAACAAGTAATCCCTATTTTTATTTCACAATTAGTAGGTTCTATAGTAGGTATAATTTCGGGGGTTCTTATTGCTAAGTGGTTAGGAGCTTCAAATGATGTAATAATTTCGATAGCACCTAAGTCTGTTACGACTCCGCTTGCTATTGATATTTCACAGTCAATAGGGGGGATTCCATCTCTTACTGCATCAATGGTTGTTATGGTAGGAATTTTTGGATCAGTAGCAGGTTTTAAAATTTTACAACTATTTAAAGTGAGTAATCCAATGTCTAAAAGTCTTTCAATGGGGACCGCAAGTCACGGGCTTGGAACGGCTCAGGCGATGGCTATAAGTCAACGATTTGGAGCATATTCAAGTATGGGACTTATTTTAAACGGATTGTTTACGGCCATATTTACTCCCATTATTTTAGCATTACTTGGCATTATATAA
- a CDS encoding helix-turn-helix transcriptional regulator → MGLAKTEMFTDQQNEIALFAKVFGHPARVTILQHLFKIDSCVCGDLVSEIGLAQPTISQHLKELKHLGLIKGSVEGTSVCYCIHKENWTAMKTVMSEFLDQDLSQKTDCC, encoded by the coding sequence ATGGGATTAGCAAAAACTGAAATGTTTACGGATCAACAAAATGAAATTGCCTTGTTTGCTAAAGTTTTTGGTCATCCAGCAAGAGTAACTATTTTACAACATTTGTTTAAGATTGATTCTTGTGTTTGTGGTGATTTAGTAAGTGAAATCGGATTGGCACAACCTACCATTTCTCAACACTTAAAAGAATTAAAACATTTAGGGTTGATAAAAGGAAGTGTAGAAGGGACAAGTGTTTGTTACTGCATTCATAAAGAAAACTGGACCGCAATGAAAACAGTAATGTCAGAGTTTTTAGATCAAGATTTATCTCAAAAAACAGATTGCTGTTAA
- a CDS encoding peptide-methionine (S)-S-oxide reductase yields the protein METIYIAGGCLWGVQEFFKHIPGVLETQAGRANGTTKSTKTTYDGFAECVKITFNPKVISVEDLIHHLLEIIDPYSINQQGNDIGEKYRTGFYSDHQKHLLKAKNCIQKIEQTLNLKNKTIKKIAIEVLPLTNFIPSDEEHQHRLTLHPNDHSYCHIPLDILYKYKKKVSNN from the coding sequence ATGGAAACGATATATATTGCAGGGGGCTGCCTTTGGGGCGTTCAAGAGTTTTTCAAACACATACCAGGTGTACTTGAAACCCAAGCCGGAAGAGCTAATGGAACTACCAAATCTACTAAAACAACCTATGATGGTTTTGCCGAATGTGTCAAAATAACCTTTAACCCTAAGGTTATTTCAGTTGAAGATTTAATACATCACTTATTAGAAATTATTGATCCTTATAGTATCAACCAACAAGGAAACGATATCGGAGAGAAATATCGCACAGGCTTTTACAGCGATCATCAAAAACATCTGTTAAAAGCAAAAAATTGTATTCAAAAAATAGAACAGACATTAAACCTTAAAAATAAAACCATAAAAAAAATAGCGATTGAAGTGCTTCCTTTAACTAATTTTATCCCGAGTGATGAAGAACATCAACATAGATTAACCTTGCACCCGAATGATCATTCTTATTGCCACATTCCTTTAGACATACTGTATAAGTATAAAAAAAAGGTAAGTAATAATTAA
- a CDS encoding PorT family protein, whose translation MKKIITLIILFIGLNSIAQNKFEKGYFTTIDGNKTECLIKNEDWRQIPSQFQFKLTDKSEVKKIQSNQLNVLEIYNKFLFEKHKVDINKYSNNLNNLSNKRVSIFKNKNLFLKVIIKGKASLFKYSDNGVDYFFYSINSKIKPLEYKKYKNNKGGISENLNYQKTLRDELNCKNINTNIKYREDSFINFFSKFNSCSNSSNKLYIKKNRKGKFNIYGKIGFGLSLLDFTSTPAINLGLELEYIFPFNNNKWSLFTEPTYQSAFKTINIDVVTGYTLYAPPSNPNAMVNLPIYSNEKVKYSSLEIPIAIRHYLFLNNKKVLFINSGINLDFPIKFNEKETKMNKNISFLLGIGYHFNNKLSIEARYNAPKKITSESNTEYPNIQSFMIKLGYSFN comes from the coding sequence ATGAAAAAGATAATTACTCTTATTATCTTATTTATAGGATTAAATTCAATTGCCCAAAATAAATTTGAAAAAGGTTATTTTACAACTATAGATGGAAACAAAACTGAATGCTTAATTAAAAATGAAGATTGGAGGCAAATTCCATCTCAATTTCAATTTAAATTAACTGATAAATCTGAAGTTAAAAAAATACAATCTAATCAGTTAAACGTATTAGAAATCTATAATAAATTCTTATTTGAAAAACATAAAGTAGACATTAACAAATATTCTAATAATTTAAATAACCTGAGTAATAAAAGGGTCTCAATATTTAAAAATAAAAACTTGTTCTTAAAAGTAATAATAAAAGGAAAAGCAAGTCTATTTAAATATTCAGATAACGGAGTTGATTACTTTTTTTATAGTATAAATTCAAAAATTAAACCTTTAGAGTATAAAAAATATAAGAATAATAAAGGTGGTATTTCTGAAAACTTAAATTACCAAAAAACGTTGAGGGATGAATTAAATTGTAAAAACATTAATACTAACATTAAATATAGAGAAGATAGTTTTATCAACTTTTTCTCAAAATTCAACTCATGCTCTAATAGTTCAAATAAATTATATATAAAAAAAAACAGAAAAGGTAAATTTAATATTTATGGTAAAATAGGTTTTGGACTATCATTATTAGATTTTACTTCTACCCCAGCAATTAATTTAGGTTTAGAATTAGAATATATTTTCCCTTTCAATAATAATAAATGGTCTCTATTTACTGAGCCTACTTATCAGTCTGCTTTCAAAACAATTAATATAGATGTAGTTACAGGATATACACTTTATGCACCACCATCAAACCCAAATGCAATGGTTAACTTACCGATTTATAGTAATGAAAAAGTAAAATACAGCTCTTTAGAAATCCCCATTGCAATAAGACATTATCTATTCCTTAATAATAAAAAAGTTTTATTTATTAATTCGGGTATTAACTTAGACTTTCCTATAAAATTTAATGAAAAGGAAACTAAAATGAATAAAAACATAAGTTTTCTTTTAGGAATTGGATACCACTTTAATAATAAACTCAGTATAGAAGCACGTTATAATGCACCTAAAAAAATAACTTCAGAAAGTAATACTGAATATCCAAACATTCAAAGTTTCATGATTAAATTAGGATATTCTTTTAATTAA
- a CDS encoding PQQ-binding-like beta-propeller repeat protein, giving the protein MKKIISILLILILLSCSNDESLPHQNSNPEEIKLEKISFEGKTVTIDWNTVLDADDDLIYYSLYINSILVEKTTKSISTSLLEYNNEYRGRIIATDKNGGVSELEFTFESPKSKILLFSDSSQNLIAYDLITNKTLWESSTSFIEAHTTYKDMIFSGVKGLNGINILTGEIEWTSSPGTNYNEYRNIITDNTNVYAFDASSKLYCVNIESKEKLWDRSFLNYYATLSIDETRVFVSSRNNDHLYAINKVSGQTDWSLRLNASYKFLTNPLINNDQIYIGDYYGIFYALNKNNGSKIWTVDMGRYNSFFAAPTIFENTIITGTYSTLYALYENNGNIKWTYKPEGTIETSPFIHNNNIYIGLSKNGTAELVCLNAEDGSFKWKYDLSSKTTTSPIVYEGIVYIGDWDNNFYAINATNGSLEWKLQTDNPIIKSPIIIIGNSDTVIYPSSHGLKN; this is encoded by the coding sequence ATGAAAAAAATAATATCAATTCTATTAATACTAATATTGCTTTCATGCTCAAACGATGAGTCTCTTCCTCATCAAAATTCAAATCCTGAAGAAATAAAACTAGAAAAAATTTCTTTTGAAGGAAAAACAGTTACTATAGATTGGAATACTGTTTTAGATGCAGATGATGATCTTATATATTATAGCTTATATATAAATTCTATTTTAGTAGAAAAAACAACTAAATCTATAAGCACATCACTCTTAGAGTATAACAATGAATATAGAGGTAGAATCATTGCCACAGATAAAAACGGAGGAGTTTCTGAATTAGAATTCACTTTTGAAAGCCCTAAAAGTAAAATCCTACTTTTTTCAGATTCTTCTCAAAACTTAATAGCATATGATTTAATTACAAATAAGACTTTGTGGGAATCTAGCACTTCGTTTATTGAAGCTCATACAACTTATAAAGACATGATTTTTTCAGGTGTAAAAGGATTAAACGGTATTAACATCCTTACAGGTGAAATTGAATGGACAAGCAGTCCGGGTACTAATTATAATGAATATAGAAACATTATTACAGATAATACCAATGTATATGCTTTTGATGCAAGTAGTAAACTTTATTGTGTAAATATTGAATCAAAAGAAAAATTATGGGATCGTAGTTTTCTTAATTATTACGCAACACTATCTATCGATGAAACTAGAGTCTTTGTAAGCAGTAGAAATAATGATCATTTATACGCCATAAATAAAGTATCAGGACAAACAGATTGGAGTCTAAGGTTAAACGCAAGCTATAAATTTTTAACCAATCCTTTAATTAATAACGACCAAATATATATTGGGGATTACTATGGTATATTTTATGCATTGAATAAAAATAACGGAAGTAAAATATGGACTGTCGATATGGGAAGATATAATTCCTTTTTTGCAGCACCCACAATATTCGAAAACACTATAATAACAGGAACCTATAGCACTCTTTATGCTTTGTATGAAAACAACGGCAATATTAAATGGACTTACAAACCTGAAGGAACAATAGAAACTTCTCCTTTTATACACAACAACAATATTTATATTGGTTTATCTAAAAATGGAACAGCAGAATTAGTCTGTTTAAATGCAGAAGACGGCAGTTTTAAATGGAAATATGATTTAAGTTCTAAAACAACTACTTCTCCTATTGTTTACGAAGGCATTGTCTATATCGGTGATTGGGATAATAACTTCTATGCAATTAACGCGACTAATGGTAGCTTAGAATGGAAACTACAAACAGATAATCCTATTATAAAGTCTCCAATAATTATTATTGGAAACAGTGATACTGTAATTTATCCTAGTTCTCACGGCTTAAAAAACTAA
- a CDS encoding low molecular weight phosphatase family protein translates to MITTQTTLFSEIENVIKGLNFAAITEERKTVLQPLADYIKTKVSNQQEIRINFICTHNSRRSHLSQVWAQAMASYFNVKNVFCYSGGTEATALFPMAAETLKNQGFHIKTISDGKNPVYSIKYGENAHPIIGFSKKLDDDFNPKSEFAAIMTCSQADGGCPFIAGAEKRIPITFEDPKAFDNTPQQAEKYQERSLQIAAELFYIFSQVNL, encoded by the coding sequence ATGATCACAACACAAACAACACTATTTTCAGAAATAGAAAACGTAATTAAAGGTTTAAACTTTGCAGCCATAACAGAAGAACGTAAAACCGTTTTACAACCTTTGGCAGATTATATTAAAACCAAAGTTTCTAATCAACAAGAAATTAGAATCAACTTTATTTGTACGCATAATTCTAGAAGAAGCCATTTATCTCAGGTTTGGGCACAAGCAATGGCTAGCTATTTTAACGTTAAAAATGTATTTTGTTATTCTGGAGGAACAGAAGCTACTGCTCTTTTCCCGATGGCTGCAGAAACGTTGAAAAATCAAGGTTTCCATATTAAAACAATTTCAGATGGTAAAAACCCTGTTTATAGTATAAAATACGGAGAGAATGCACATCCTATTATTGGGTTTTCTAAAAAGTTAGATGACGATTTTAATCCGAAATCTGAATTTGCTGCTATTATGACTTGCTCGCAAGCGGATGGTGGTTGTCCGTTTATTGCTGGTGCAGAAAAACGTATTCCAATAACTTTTGAAGATCCAAAGGCATTTGACAATACACCTCAACAAGCAGAAAAATACCAAGAAAGAAGCTTGCAAATTGCAGCGGAATTATTTTACATTTTCTCACAAGTAAATTTATAA
- a CDS encoding DUF6428 family protein has protein sequence MKLSEVKVALKALKKIGFQLPNGELVPNHFHVTEVGKITKNFIDCGGTVRNEEVVNFQLWNADDYDHRLYPEKLLNIIELSEKVLGIGNLEIEVEYQADTIGKFGLDFDGTNFLLTSKQTDCLAKDNCGIPEEKTKLQFSEIATGNSCAPGSGCC, from the coding sequence ATGAAATTATCAGAAGTAAAAGTAGCTCTAAAAGCTTTAAAAAAAATTGGTTTTCAATTACCAAACGGAGAATTAGTACCAAATCATTTTCATGTTACCGAAGTTGGGAAAATCACCAAAAATTTTATTGATTGCGGCGGAACCGTTAGAAACGAAGAAGTAGTAAACTTTCAACTTTGGAATGCCGATGATTATGACCACAGATTGTACCCAGAAAAATTATTAAACATTATAGAGCTTTCTGAAAAGGTTTTAGGCATCGGAAATTTAGAAATTGAAGTAGAATACCAAGCAGATACAATTGGTAAATTCGGACTTGATTTTGATGGAACAAACTTCTTACTAACTTCTAAGCAAACAGATTGTTTAGCCAAAGACAATTGCGGAATTCCGGAAGAAAAAACAAAATTACAATTTTCAGAAATAGCTACAGGAAATTCTTGTGCTCCAGGAAGTGGATGTTGTTAA
- a CDS encoding EamA family transporter, producing MKYLFGVTMIWAFSFSLIGVYLSGFVDAWFSVLMRIGVATMLFLPFLKLKKIKVATIYKLIAIGSVQLGLMYCFYFQSFRFLTVPEVLLFSVLTPIYITLLNDFLSKKFHKRHLLTALIAVLGAAYIQYSSISENVFLGFMITQGANLCFAVGQIAYKYLLKSTPELKSTPKHTIFGLFFIGAFLVALIAFFIFGATEKLPTTSVQWGVLIYLGAVASGLGYFFWNKGVVMVNTGSLAIMNNALVPIGLIVNLVIWNKEADIQKILIGGSLIFASLALNEYLNKRNSSKSLLIKSIKAD from the coding sequence ATGAAGTATTTATTTGGAGTTACTATGATTTGGGCTTTTTCGTTTAGCTTAATTGGTGTATATCTTTCTGGGTTTGTTGATGCTTGGTTTTCAGTATTGATGCGTATAGGTGTTGCTACAATGCTTTTTTTACCTTTTTTAAAGCTGAAGAAAATTAAAGTAGCAACAATTTACAAACTTATTGCAATTGGTTCAGTTCAATTGGGTTTAATGTATTGTTTTTACTTTCAATCGTTTCGTTTTCTTACGGTGCCAGAAGTGTTACTTTTTAGTGTGCTTACACCAATTTACATTACTTTATTAAATGATTTTTTAAGTAAAAAATTTCATAAAAGACATCTGCTTACTGCTTTAATAGCTGTTTTAGGAGCTGCTTATATTCAATACTCAAGTATTAGTGAAAATGTATTTTTAGGTTTTATGATTACCCAAGGTGCCAACCTTTGCTTTGCTGTAGGTCAAATCGCTTATAAATATTTATTAAAATCTACGCCTGAATTAAAAAGTACTCCAAAGCATACTATTTTTGGGTTGTTCTTTATTGGAGCATTTCTAGTAGCACTTATTGCTTTTTTCATTTTTGGGGCAACAGAAAAGTTGCCAACCACATCTGTTCAGTGGGGAGTATTAATATATTTGGGCGCTGTGGCTTCTGGACTAGGTTATTTTTTTTGGAACAAAGGTGTTGTTATGGTAAATACAGGCTCGTTAGCAATTATGAATAATGCATTAGTTCCAATAGGATTAATTGTCAATCTTGTTATTTGGAATAAAGAGGCAGATATTCAAAAGATTTTAATTGGTGGAAGTCTTATTTTTGCTTCTCTTGCACTTAATGAATATCTCAATAAAAGAAATAGCTCTAAATCCTTATTAATTAAAAGTATAAAGGCTGATTAA
- the uvrB gene encoding excinuclease ABC subunit UvrB codes for MEFKLVSEFSPTGDQPQAIKELTQSVNDGEKYQTLLGVTGSGKTFTVANVVKNVDKPTLVLAHNKTLAAQLYSEFKQFFPDNAVEYFVSYYDYYQPEAYIPVTGTFIEKDLSINDDIERLRLSTTSSLLSGRRDVIVIASVSCLYGIGNPVEFKKNVIPIHVDQQIARTKFLHQLVQSLYSRTEHEIKSGTFKVKGDVVTIYPSYGDNGYRVHFFGDEIEEIESFDLESNTVLESFSELTIYPANLFVTSPDILQNAIHQIQEDMMKQVDYFKEIGKHLEAKRLKERTEFDLEMIRELGYCSGIENYSRYLDGREPGTRPFCLLDYFPGDYLMVIDESHVTVPQTHAMYGGDRSRKENLVEYGFRLPAAMDNRPLKFEEFEEIQNQVIYVSATPADYELEKTEGVFVEQVIRPTGLLDPVIEIRPSLNQIDDLIEEIQQRVEKDERTLVTTLTKRMAEELTKYLTRVDIRCRYIHSDVDTLERVEIMQDLRKGLFDVLIGVNLLREGLDLPEVSLVAILDADKEGFLRSHRSITQTVGRAARNVNGLAILYADKMTNSMQKTIDETERRREKQIAYNTKHGITPTQINKKIDDTLSKSAVSSYHYDNAKQVAAEQDLQYLPKEEIEKRIREKRKHMEAAAKELDFIVAAKLRDEIAVLREKL; via the coding sequence ATGGAATTTAAATTGGTATCAGAATTTTCTCCTACGGGAGATCAACCACAAGCAATAAAAGAACTTACACAAAGTGTTAATGATGGCGAAAAATATCAAACGCTTTTAGGAGTAACAGGTTCCGGTAAAACATTTACCGTTGCTAACGTGGTAAAAAACGTAGACAAACCTACCTTAGTTTTAGCGCACAATAAAACATTGGCTGCACAATTGTATTCTGAGTTTAAACAATTCTTTCCTGATAATGCCGTAGAATATTTTGTTTCGTACTATGATTATTATCAACCAGAAGCATATATTCCCGTTACCGGAACCTTTATTGAAAAAGATTTATCTATCAATGATGATATAGAACGTTTGCGTTTAAGCACTACTTCTTCTCTACTTTCTGGTAGACGAGATGTTATTGTAATTGCATCGGTTTCTTGTTTGTATGGTATTGGAAATCCGGTTGAATTTAAGAAAAACGTCATTCCCATTCATGTTGATCAACAAATTGCAAGAACAAAATTTTTACATCAACTAGTACAAAGTTTATATTCTAGAACAGAACACGAAATAAAAAGCGGAACCTTTAAAGTAAAAGGAGATGTGGTTACCATTTATCCGTCTTACGGAGACAATGGCTATAGAGTCCATTTTTTTGGTGATGAAATTGAAGAAATAGAATCATTCGATTTAGAAAGTAATACCGTTTTAGAAAGCTTTAGTGAACTGACCATTTACCCAGCAAACTTATTTGTAACGTCTCCAGACATTTTACAAAATGCCATTCATCAAATTCAGGAAGATATGATGAAACAGGTAGATTATTTTAAAGAAATAGGCAAGCATTTAGAAGCAAAACGTTTAAAAGAGCGAACAGAATTCGACTTAGAAATGATTCGTGAATTGGGTTATTGTTCTGGTATTGAGAACTACTCTCGTTATTTAGACGGACGAGAACCTGGTACAAGACCGTTCTGTTTGTTAGATTATTTTCCGGGTGATTATTTAATGGTTATTGATGAAAGCCACGTAACCGTTCCGCAAACACACGCTATGTATGGTGGCGATAGAAGTAGAAAAGAAAATTTGGTGGAATACGGTTTTAGATTACCTGCTGCAATGGACAATCGTCCGTTAAAATTTGAAGAGTTTGAAGAAATTCAGAATCAGGTAATTTACGTCTCTGCAACGCCTGCAGATTACGAGTTAGAAAAAACAGAAGGTGTTTTTGTAGAGCAAGTAATTAGACCTACGGGTTTGTTAGATCCGGTAATTGAAATTAGACCAAGCTTAAATCAGATTGATGATTTAATTGAAGAAATACAACAAAGAGTAGAAAAAGACGAACGTACTTTGGTTACTACACTTACCAAAAGAATGGCAGAAGAATTGACTAAATATTTAACAAGAGTAGATATTCGTTGTCGTTATATTCATTCTGATGTTGATACATTAGAGCGTGTAGAAATTATGCAAGATTTGCGTAAAGGTTTGTTTGATGTTTTAATTGGCGTCAACCTTTTGCGTGAAGGTTTAGATTTACCAGAAGTTTCTTTAGTAGCAATTTTAGATGCTGATAAAGAAGGTTTTTTACGTTCGCACCGATCTATTACACAAACCGTTGGTAGAGCTGCAAGAAATGTAAATGGTTTGGCAATTTTATATGCTGATAAAATGACCAACAGCATGCAAAAAACCATTGACGAAACCGAACGCAGGCGAGAAAAGCAAATTGCCTACAATACCAAACACGGCATCACTCCGACTCAGATTAACAAAAAAATTGATGATACTTTGTCAAAATCTGCTGTTTCTAGTTATCATTACGATAATGCAAAACAGGTTGCCGCGGAACAAGATTTACAGTATTTACCAAAAGAGGAAATAGAAAAACGTATTAGAGAAAAACGCAAGCACATGGAAGCTGCCGCAAAAGAATTAGACTTTATTGTTGCTGCAAAATTACGTGATGAAATTGCGGTTTTGAGAGAAAAATTGTAA
- a CDS encoding DUF5018 domain-containing protein → MIKKITILVYIIFALIACSKDDEPDLPIVLSNQNTINSFDLTINGEIINGTINQIDKTILFSLAGADISALKPSIDYSENANISPNINESQNFNNEVAYTVYAENGDPNIYRVIVNNRPLNSESEILSFSVLVENKTIEAYINKDNKIINFNMGTLDKSSLLPTISISENATISPDITIPQNFEEPVNYTVTAENGDKTEYTIIANMPQISDNSNSSSAHLYYIRADLRISGQFLDMDKPGAEIYLYDGSNKYELNILSQNSYSSQENIIEYSLNTKITENIPTYGNYKIVYQTNSIRIESSQFIDILAESAPKFISLNQDSFSYNDILKITGENITQTIAIPSNGSIFQIQNSSNYDYTVNSDKTQATLTLDYYYLFPAYFGNPAAPKTITFWGPGRRIGESFTTIFN, encoded by the coding sequence ATGATTAAAAAAATCACAATATTAGTATACATAATATTTGCTCTTATAGCATGTTCTAAAGACGATGAACCCGATTTACCAATTGTTTTAAGCAATCAGAACACCATTAACTCATTTGACCTTACTATTAACGGAGAAATTATAAACGGAACTATAAACCAAATAGACAAAACAATACTATTTAGTTTAGCTGGAGCTGACATTTCTGCCTTAAAGCCTTCAATTGATTATTCTGAAAACGCAAATATATCACCTAACATAAACGAATCTCAAAATTTTAATAATGAAGTAGCATACACTGTATATGCAGAGAATGGAGACCCTAATATTTATAGAGTTATTGTTAACAATAGACCACTTAATTCAGAAAGTGAAATACTATCCTTTTCGGTCCTTGTTGAAAATAAAACTATTGAAGCCTATATTAATAAAGACAACAAAATTATTAATTTTAATATGGGAACATTAGATAAAAGTTCGCTTTTACCTACAATATCAATTTCTGAAAACGCTACAATTTCTCCTGATATTACAATTCCTCAAAACTTTGAAGAACCAGTTAATTATACCGTTACCGCAGAAAACGGAGATAAAACGGAATATACAATCATTGCTAATATGCCCCAAATTAGCGACAATAGTAACTCTTCATCGGCCCACCTTTACTATATTAGAGCAGATTTACGTATTTCAGGTCAATTTTTAGACATGGATAAACCTGGTGCAGAAATCTACTTATACGATGGTAGTAATAAATATGAACTAAATATTTTAAGCCAAAACAGCTATTCTTCTCAAGAAAACATTATTGAATATAGTCTAAATACTAAAATTACAGAAAATATACCAACTTACGGTAATTACAAAATAGTATATCAAACAAATTCAATACGTATAGAATCAAGTCAATTTATAGATATACTTGCAGAAAGTGCTCCTAAATTCATTTCATTAAATCAAGATTCTTTTTCTTACAATGATATTTTAAAGATTACTGGTGAGAATATTACACAAACAATTGCAATTCCTTCAAATGGCTCTATATTTCAAATACAAAATTCTTCCAACTACGATTACACTGTAAATAGTGATAAAACTCAGGCAACATTAACACTTGATTACTATTATTTGTTTCCGGCATACTTTGGAAATCCTGCAGCTCCAAAAACCATTACTTTTTGGGGACCAGGAAGAAGGATAGGTGAATCATTTACAACTATATTCAATTAA